CGACCGCGGCCTCCTGCCGTCGACCAAGCAGAGCGTGGACTACTACCTGATCGCCGTCACCCCCGACCAGCGCGGCGACATGCTCGCGCTCGCGCACCGGCTGCGCGAGACGGGCGCGTCGGTGGAGTACGGGCTCAAGCAGCAGGGGATTGGCAAGCAGTTCAAGAACGCCTCGGCCGTGGGCGCGCGCCGCACGGTGGTCCTGGGTCCCGACGAGCTGGCCCAAGGCGTCGCCGTCGTCAAGGAGATGGAAACCGGCCAGGAGTCGCGCGTCCCGCTCGCCGAGCTGGGCCGACCGTGACGCCCACGCTCTTCCGATCGCGGAGTTCCACATCCTGATCAACCGAAATCGCTGACCGGCCGTTTCGGCTGGCGGCCTGACTGATACCGATCTCATGGCCAACGAAAAAGCGCTGACCGCCCAGGCCGAAGACTTCAGCGCCTGGTACAACGAAGTGGTGCTCAAGGCCGAGCTGGCCGACTACTCGCCCGTGCGCGGCTGCATGGTCATTCGCCCCTACGGCTACCGCCTGTGGGAGCTGATGCGCGACCAGCTGGACCTGCGCTTCAGGGAAACCGGGCACCAGAACGCCTACTTTCCGCTCTTCATCCCGCAGAGCTTCCTTGCCCGTGAGGCCGAGCACGTGGAGGGGTTCGCCAAGGAAGCGGCCATCGTCACCCACACCCGGCTCAAGGCGGTGGAGGGCGGCGGGCTGATCCCCGACCCCGACAGCAAGCTCGAGGAGCCGCTGATCGTGCGGCCCACGTCGGAAACGATCATCTACGAGATGTTCAGCAAGTGGGTGCAGAGCTACCGCGACCTGCCGCTGCTGTACAACCAGTGGGCGAACGTGGTCCGGTGGGAAATGCGCACGCGCCTCTTCCTGCGCACCTCGGAGTTCCTGTGGCAGGAGGGCCATACCGCGCACGCCACGCACGACGAGGCCGAAGCCGAGACGCTGCAGATGCTGGGCGTGTACCGCGAG
This genomic stretch from Longimicrobium sp. harbors:
- a CDS encoding aminoacyl--tRNA ligase-related protein, translated to MANEKALTAQAEDFSAWYNEVVLKAELADYSPVRGCMVIRPYGYRLWELMRDQLDLRFRETGHQNAYFPLFIPQSFLAREAEHVEGFAKEAAIVTHTRLKAVEGGGLIPDPDSKLEEPLIVRPTSETIIYEMFSKWVQSYRDLPLLYNQWANVVRWEMRTRLFLRTSEFLWQEGHTAHATHDEAEAETLQMLGVYREFMEEWLAMPVVTGQKSESEKFAGALRTYTCEAMMGDNKALQNGTSHNLGQNFAKQFALKFASESGAEEFAWNTSWGASTRMVGGLVMTHGDDRGLVMPPRVAPIQVVIVPIYRKDEERELVMGKAAQIVAALDGIRTHVDDRDKLTPG